The Campylobacter concisus genome has a window encoding:
- a CDS encoding M23 family metallopeptidase: MYRRGIGGFGIVVVLLVLILAGGFGYALMSKDFERNEPIIGVADKVYWNLRSPMNIKFKDDSGIKFVRISINDGKNDLNLLNQIIQNPSTELDVNLTFPKTGFFAQKDTYEMSIEAVDTSKWGFFTGNKASKKVEVVLDTSKPDLYVLSQSYSISKGGSAVVVFRATDNQLKEVYVQTNFGKKFKAVPFYKEGFYAALVAWPVQVENFSAEVIARDFAGNESKSHVRYFYENVKYKTSTIALNDRFLDGKIVDLTDQYAKDPNALSRLEKMKFVNETLRNSNEEKITALTSNVDTDITNGFNIIPFYPLRNGKKVADFADHRFYTYNNEQVSESWHMGIDFASVASAPIIASNAGRVVLASENGIYGLNIVIDHGFGLYSLYGHCSSAKVKEGDMVAAGDQIGTTGTSGLALGDHLHFGILVQGEEVRPQQWMDKKWIKDNVTSVLDAAKAMIDKN, encoded by the coding sequence ATGTATAGACGTGGAATAGGCGGTTTTGGTATTGTTGTAGTTTTACTTGTTTTGATATTAGCTGGTGGCTTTGGATATGCTTTGATGTCGAAAGACTTTGAGCGAAATGAGCCAATTATCGGCGTTGCTGATAAGGTTTATTGGAACCTTCGCTCGCCTATGAATATCAAATTTAAAGATGACAGCGGTATAAAATTTGTGCGCATCAGCATAAATGACGGCAAAAATGACCTAAATTTACTAAATCAAATCATACAAAATCCAAGCACTGAGCTTGATGTAAATTTAACCTTCCCAAAAACTGGCTTTTTTGCTCAAAAAGATACTTATGAGATGAGCATAGAGGCGGTTGATACTAGCAAATGGGGCTTTTTTACAGGCAATAAAGCAAGCAAAAAAGTTGAAGTCGTACTTGATACCTCTAAGCCTGATCTTTACGTGCTTTCTCAGTCTTATTCTATCTCAAAAGGCGGTAGCGCGGTTGTTGTCTTTAGAGCGACTGATAATCAGCTAAAAGAGGTCTATGTCCAGACAAATTTTGGTAAGAAATTTAAGGCTGTGCCATTTTATAAAGAGGGCTTTTACGCAGCGCTTGTTGCTTGGCCAGTGCAGGTTGAAAACTTTAGCGCTGAGGTCATCGCAAGAGACTTTGCAGGCAATGAGAGCAAGTCTCACGTGAGATATTTTTATGAAAATGTAAAATACAAAACTTCAACTATTGCTTTAAATGATAGATTTTTAGATGGAAAGATCGTTGATCTAACAGATCAATATGCAAAAGATCCAAACGCTCTTTCAAGGCTTGAGAAGATGAAATTTGTCAATGAAACACTAAGAAATTCAAACGAAGAGAAGATAACAGCACTTACTTCAAATGTCGATACTGACATCACAAACGGCTTTAATATCATCCCATTTTACCCGCTTAGAAATGGCAAGAAAGTAGCTGATTTTGCCGACCACCGCTTCTATACATATAATAACGAGCAAGTAAGTGAGTCATGGCACATGGGTATAGATTTTGCAAGCGTGGCATCAGCTCCGATAATAGCCAGCAATGCAGGTCGCGTTGTGCTAGCATCTGAGAATGGAATTTATGGTTTAAACATTGTGATCGATCATGGATTTGGACTTTACTCACTTTACGGACACTGTTCAAGTGCGAAGGTAAAAGAGGGCGACATGGTTGCTGCTGGCGATCAAATAGGTACAACTGGAACGAGTGGGCTTGCTCTTGGAGATCACCTTCACTTTGGAATTTTGGTCCAAGGCGAAGAGGTAAGGCCTCAACAATGGATGGATAAAAAGTGGATAAAAGACAATGTGACAAGTGTCTTGGATGCCGCAAAGGCGATGATAGATAAGAATTAA
- the lpxC gene encoding UDP-3-O-acyl-N-acetylglucosamine deacetylase — protein MKQTTIARRVETIGIGLHKGEPIRLILEPLDANSGIILHREDLGISFKAEPKNVINTQMATVVGNEKGFISTIEHLMAAVNGYGIDNIRISVDANEIPVMDGSAISFCMLLDEAGIRHLDAGKKVILVRREVEVVEGSKFVRTSPSRNPKFDYTIKFDHPVIGEQRYLFEFSKSSFVKNIARARTFGFLKDLQRLQAQNLALGASLDNAVAIDDTHILNPEGLRFENEFVRHKILDAVGDLSLLGAPLLGDYTAFAGSHDLNHKLTLALMADEKNYEIATLSGELLKEYQKVFA, from the coding sequence TTGAAACAAACTACTATCGCAAGACGCGTTGAGACCATTGGTATAGGGCTTCATAAGGGTGAGCCGATAAGACTTATACTAGAACCTCTTGATGCAAATTCAGGTATTATTTTGCACCGCGAAGATCTTGGTATTAGTTTTAAAGCTGAGCCTAAAAACGTTATAAATACGCAAATGGCAACCGTCGTTGGCAACGAAAAGGGCTTTATCAGTACGATAGAGCACCTAATGGCAGCTGTAAATGGATACGGCATTGATAATATTAGAATTTCGGTTGATGCAAATGAAATTCCTGTCATGGACGGCAGTGCGATAAGCTTTTGTATGTTGCTTGATGAAGCTGGCATAAGACATCTTGACGCTGGTAAAAAAGTCATCCTTGTCCGCCGTGAGGTCGAGGTGGTTGAGGGGTCAAAATTTGTGCGAACTTCGCCTTCAAGAAATCCAAAATTTGACTATACGATCAAATTTGACCACCCAGTTATCGGCGAGCAAAGATATCTTTTTGAATTTAGCAAGAGCTCATTTGTAAAAAATATCGCTCGTGCTAGAACTTTTGGCTTTTTAAAAGATTTGCAACGCTTGCAAGCTCAAAATTTAGCCCTTGGTGCATCGCTTGATAATGCCGTGGCTATCGATGATACGCATATTTTAAACCCAGAAGGTTTGAGATTTGAAAATGAGTTTGTAAGACATAAAATTTTAGACGCAGTTGGCGATTTGAGCTTGCTTGGAGCACCTTTACTAGGTGACTACACAGCATTTGCTGGCAGCCACGATCTAAACCACAAACTAACACTTGCTTTAATGGCAGATGAGAAAAATTATGAGATCGCAACGCTTAGTGGCGAGCTTTTAAAAGAGTATCAAAAGGTATTTGCATAA
- a CDS encoding glycoprotease, producing the protein MTTDEHVSEALIKILENLSSKFNITKIIYANTPGSFMGLKVAYVILKTFSLAKGCEFYAVSGFSLNGGEAIRANKNLSFVLKEGEISLEKVEPVRFVLPLNLDELKLNSDTLPNYIIQAV; encoded by the coding sequence ATCACAACTGACGAGCATGTCAGTGAAGCTCTGATAAAAATCCTAGAAAATTTATCCTCTAAATTTAACATCACAAAGATTATCTACGCAAACACGCCAGGCAGTTTTATGGGGCTAAAGGTGGCCTACGTCATCTTGAAAACTTTTTCTTTGGCAAAGGGCTGTGAATTTTACGCGGTAAGTGGCTTTAGTCTAAATGGCGGCGAAGCGATCAGAGCAAATAAAAATTTAAGCTTTGTGCTAAAAGAGGGCGAAATTTCGCTTGAAAAAGTTGAGCCAGTGAGATTTGTGTTGCCTTTAAATTTAGATGAATTAAAACTAAATTCAGATACACTTCCAAATTATATCATCCAAGCTGTTTAG
- the thrB gene encoding homoserine kinase: MNILIPATSANLGPGFDALGLSLKLFNSVKIEPSKFSSVSINGEGSDSTNLKRNNIFLSIFNEIFLELTGKNENFRIVFENNIPFSRGLGSSSAVIVGAIASAYEMAGFKASKSVVLNKAIIYETHPDNISPAVHGGFISAVVKNGNVYANKINLSDDIKAVVVIPNKPMSTASSRQILPKNYTIKECVNNLSHAAFLTSCFYEKRYDLLRVASEDMMHEERRMSALKELFEVRKVAYENGALMSTLSGSGSSFLNIAYKDDAKNLQDVLKSKFSDFRVEIFSFDNDGYEITQS; the protein is encoded by the coding sequence TTGAATATCTTAATCCCTGCCACAAGTGCAAATTTAGGACCTGGTTTTGACGCTTTAGGACTTAGTTTAAAGCTTTTTAATAGCGTAAAGATCGAACCATCTAAATTTAGCTCAGTTTCGATAAATGGCGAGGGAAGTGATAGCACAAATTTAAAAAGAAACAACATTTTTCTAAGCATTTTTAATGAAATTTTTTTAGAGCTAACCGGTAAAAATGAAAACTTCAGAATAGTTTTTGAAAACAATATCCCATTTTCAAGAGGACTTGGTAGCAGCTCCGCAGTGATCGTTGGAGCCATAGCCTCAGCTTACGAGATGGCTGGATTTAAGGCTAGCAAAAGCGTCGTTTTAAATAAAGCTATCATCTATGAAACACATCCAGATAATATCTCGCCGGCAGTTCATGGCGGATTTATCAGCGCGGTTGTAAAAAATGGCAATGTTTATGCAAATAAAATAAATTTAAGCGATGATATAAAAGCAGTCGTCGTCATCCCAAATAAGCCGATGAGCACTGCATCATCAAGGCAAATTTTGCCAAAAAACTACACTATAAAAGAGTGCGTAAATAACCTCTCTCACGCTGCATTTTTGACCTCTTGTTTCTATGAAAAAAGATATGATCTTTTAAGGGTAGCAAGCGAAGATATGATGCACGAAGAGCGCAGAATGAGCGCTTTAAAAGAGCTTTTTGAGGTGCGAAAGGTAGCTTATGAAAATGGAGCGCTAATGAGCACACTTTCAGGCTCAGGCTCAAGCTTTTTAAACATCGCTTACAAAGATGATGCTAAAAATTTACAAGATGTTTTAAAGAGTAAATTTAGTGATTTTAGAGTTGAAATTTTTTCATTTGATAACGATGGATACGAAATTACGCAAAGCTAA
- the infB gene encoding translation initiation factor IF-2 — translation MSNVRISEIANELGYPSKEIVEKAQELGLKVKTHSNAVSLEEAEAIYEYVQTGVIPDKFKKKKSEPKAKKEPKKEAEKESVKKEEKSKTEPKKTATKAEPKPEKVKTEPKKEVQISEEKPKTEPKKEEPVKVEQKPAEAPKPKESLADVTQKRRGLVIVKKKKDYEAPAPVKEEKKAEATVTNISDFKSMFSASDENLARKKKKEKKVTVVSKKDSAEKMDLLGGSDFGDIVLEDEDVVVLPDFSFKTPAPAPMQRTKQPSAMKTTVNNTINSFGEGGIQRRARKKHKKPENKQNSEAVTSINIPKEIRVYEFAEKLNKQPSEVIGKLFMLGMMTTKNDFLDEDAIEILADEFNVEVNIIDDQKEFDYVAAYEEEIKDDENLQLRAPVITIMGHVDHGKTSLLDYIRKSRVAAGEAGGITQHVGAYMVNKNGRNITFIDTPGHEAFTAMRARGAGVTDIVIIVVAADDGVKPQTKEAVSHAKAAGVPIIIAINKMDKESANPDLVKTGLAELDIMPTEWGGKYEFVPISAKTGMGIDDLLEIVLLQADLLELKANPKANAKATVIESSLQKGRGPVATIIVENGTLHVGDTVVAGVAYGKIRSLLDDQGRPLKEIKPGECGVIVGLSEIAEAGETLIGVKTDKEAREYAQKKAEYIRQKELSKSTKVSIDELSAKIAEGELKTLPVIIKADVGGSLEALKASLEKLANDEIRVNVIHSGVGGITQSDVALASASNDCIILGFNIRPTGEIKEKAKESGVEIKTYNVIYNLIDDVKAILGGLMSPIIREEQLGQAQVRQVIHVPKVGTIAGCIVTEGTINRGAKIRLIREGVVVYEGLVSSLKRFKDDVKEVAKGYECGVGIENLNDIRENDYIESFKEVKEKATL, via the coding sequence ATGAGCAATGTTAGGATTTCAGAGATCGCAAATGAGCTTGGCTATCCAAGTAAAGAGATAGTCGAAAAAGCTCAAGAACTAGGCCTAAAGGTCAAAACTCACTCAAATGCTGTGAGCCTTGAAGAGGCTGAGGCAATATATGAATACGTTCAAACTGGCGTAATACCAGATAAATTTAAAAAGAAAAAGAGTGAGCCAAAGGCAAAAAAAGAGCCTAAAAAAGAGGCAGAAAAAGAGTCAGTAAAAAAAGAAGAAAAGTCTAAAACTGAGCCTAAAAAGACAGCTACTAAGGCTGAGCCAAAGCCTGAAAAGGTAAAGACTGAGCCTAAAAAAGAGGTGCAAATTTCAGAGGAAAAACCTAAAACTGAGCCTAAAAAAGAAGAGCCTGTAAAGGTCGAGCAAAAGCCAGCAGAAGCACCGAAACCAAAAGAGAGCTTGGCTGATGTGACTCAAAAAAGACGCGGTCTTGTGATAGTTAAAAAGAAAAAAGATTACGAGGCGCCAGCTCCTGTAAAAGAGGAGAAAAAGGCTGAGGCGACTGTTACTAACATTAGCGATTTTAAGAGTATGTTTTCTGCTAGCGATGAAAATTTGGCTAGAAAAAAGAAAAAAGAGAAAAAAGTAACAGTTGTAAGCAAAAAAGATAGCGCTGAGAAGATGGACTTGCTTGGCGGAAGCGACTTTGGTGACATCGTGCTTGAAGATGAGGATGTGGTGGTGCTACCTGATTTTAGCTTTAAAACCCCAGCTCCAGCTCCGATGCAAAGGACAAAACAGCCAAGTGCGATGAAGACAACCGTCAATAACACGATAAATTCGTTTGGCGAGGGTGGCATACAAAGAAGAGCTAGAAAAAAACACAAAAAGCCTGAAAATAAACAAAATAGCGAAGCTGTAACTTCGATAAATATCCCAAAAGAAATTCGTGTTTATGAATTTGCTGAAAAGCTAAATAAACAGCCAAGCGAGGTCATAGGTAAGCTATTTATGCTTGGTATGATGACAACTAAAAATGACTTTTTGGATGAGGATGCGATAGAAATTTTGGCCGATGAGTTTAACGTCGAGGTAAATATCATCGACGATCAAAAAGAATTTGACTACGTAGCAGCCTATGAAGAGGAGATAAAAGATGATGAAAATCTCCAGCTAAGAGCACCAGTCATAACCATCATGGGTCACGTCGACCACGGCAAAACCTCGCTACTTGACTACATAAGAAAGTCTCGCGTAGCTGCTGGCGAGGCTGGTGGCATCACTCAGCACGTGGGCGCTTATATGGTAAATAAAAATGGCAGAAACATCACATTTATCGACACTCCAGGTCACGAGGCATTTACAGCTATGCGTGCAAGGGGCGCTGGTGTAACTGATATAGTTATCATCGTTGTTGCAGCAGATGACGGCGTAAAACCACAGACAAAAGAGGCGGTTAGTCACGCAAAAGCCGCTGGTGTGCCAATAATCATCGCAATAAACAAAATGGATAAAGAGTCAGCAAATCCTGATCTAGTAAAAACTGGTCTTGCTGAGCTTGACATCATGCCAACAGAGTGGGGTGGCAAATATGAATTTGTGCCGATCTCTGCAAAAACAGGCATGGGCATAGATGATCTACTTGAGATCGTGCTTTTACAAGCTGATCTTTTGGAGCTAAAGGCAAATCCAAAGGCAAACGCAAAAGCTACTGTCATCGAGAGCTCACTTCAAAAAGGCCGTGGTCCAGTAGCTACCATCATAGTTGAAAACGGTACGCTTCATGTTGGAGATACTGTAGTAGCTGGCGTTGCATACGGTAAGATAAGAAGCTTGCTTGATGATCAGGGCAGGCCATTAAAAGAGATAAAACCAGGCGAATGTGGCGTGATAGTGGGTCTTAGCGAGATAGCAGAGGCTGGCGAGACACTAATAGGCGTAAAAACTGATAAAGAAGCTCGTGAGTACGCACAGAAAAAGGCTGAATATATCCGCCAAAAAGAGCTTAGCAAGAGTACAAAGGTTAGTATCGATGAGCTTAGCGCTAAGATCGCTGAGGGCGAGCTAAAGACACTTCCAGTCATCATCAAAGCTGACGTTGGCGGCTCACTTGAGGCGCTAAAAGCAAGCCTAGAAAAACTAGCAAATGATGAGATTAGAGTAAATGTGATCCACTCAGGTGTTGGCGGCATCACGCAAAGCGACGTTGCACTTGCAAGCGCAAGTAACGATTGTATCATCCTTGGCTTTAACATAAGGCCAACTGGCGAGATAAAAGAGAAGGCAAAAGAGAGCGGCGTCGAGATAAAAACTTATAACGTTATTTATAACTTAATAGACGACGTGAAGGCGATTTTGGGCGGACTAATGTCACCTATCATCAGAGAAGAGCAGCTTGGCCAAGCTCAGGTTCGCCAAGTGATCCACGTGCCAAAAGTTGGCACTATCGCTGGATGTATCGTCACTGAGGGTACGATAAACAGAGGGGCAAAAATTCGCCTTATTAGAGAAGGTGTGGTCGTTTATGAGGGCTTAGTTAGCTCACTAAAACGCTTCAAAGATGATGTCAAAGAGGTTGCTAAAGGCTACGAGTGTGGCGTTGGTATCGAGAATCTCAACGACATTAGAGAAAATGACTACATCGAAAGCTTCAAAGAAGTCAAGGAGAAAGCTACTCTATGA
- the rbfA gene encoding 30S ribosome-binding factor RbfA, with the protein MNANEIKRMRTESVLKELIPEALATLEDSILKGLCVTDVECKKGRYDAFVYLDKMMFDEREQEYILGHLKRVCRHLQNHCMAAEGWYRCPNFHFKFDDRLEYQNHMDKLFDKISKDLNKNG; encoded by the coding sequence ATGAACGCTAACGAAATAAAGCGTATGAGAACAGAGAGCGTGCTAAAAGAGCTCATACCAGAGGCTCTAGCCACTCTTGAAGATAGCATTTTAAAGGGGCTTTGCGTCACTGACGTCGAATGCAAAAAGGGCAGATACGACGCTTTTGTCTATCTTGACAAGATGATGTTTGATGAGCGCGAGCAAGAGTATATTTTGGGGCATCTAAAGCGCGTTTGTAGGCACTTGCAAAACCACTGCATGGCGGCTGAGGGTTGGTATAGATGTCCAAATTTTCACTTTAAATTTGATGATAGATTAGAGTATCAAAACCATATGGATAAGTTGTTTGATAAAATTTCAAAGGATTTAAACAAAAATGGATAA
- the rimP gene encoding ribosome maturation factor RimP, producing the protein MDNLDKLVRECGVELYDSEIANENGRAIFRVYITKDGGVSLDDCEKVSRLLSPIFDVTPPVSGDYNLEVSSPGLERKLSKPSHFKASVGELVKVQTEAEKFAGRLVKADEESIAVENEEGIFEINISEIKKAKTYLEW; encoded by the coding sequence ATGGATAATTTAGACAAACTAGTACGCGAATGCGGCGTTGAGCTTTACGACAGTGAGATCGCAAATGAAAATGGCAGGGCTATTTTTAGAGTTTACATCACAAAAGATGGCGGAGTGAGCCTTGATGATTGCGAAAAAGTGAGCCGTCTGCTCTCGCCTATCTTTGACGTGACACCGCCAGTTAGCGGGGATTATAACCTTGAGGTTAGCTCACCTGGCCTTGAGAGAAAGCTTAGTAAGCCTTCGCATTTTAAAGCGAGTGTTGGTGAGCTTGTCAAAGTTCAAACCGAGGCTGAGAAATTTGCAGGAAGGCTCGTAAAAGCGGACGAAGAGAGCATTGCAGTAGAAAACGAAGAGGGAATTTTTGAGATCAACATCAGTGAGATAAAAAAAGCAAAAACATATTTGGAGTGGTAA
- a CDS encoding formate--tetrahydrofolate ligase, translated as MLSDIEITHQTKLEHISKVAAKLGLNEDELELYGKFKAKISPRLEPSNSKLILVTATNPTPYGEGKTTMSIGLADALNSLNKKVCLALREPSLGPVFGIKGGAAGGGYSQLAPMEDLNLHFTGDFHAITSANNLISAMIDNSLYQENPLKIEKILWKRCMDMNDRALRFITVGQGGRTDGVPREDGFNITAASEIMAVLCLATSLSDLKERVANIMVAYDSDKKPIYVRDLGCQDAVCILLKDAIKPNLFQTLEHTPTLVHGGPFANIAHGCNSVIATKTALNLADYVITEAGFGSELGAEKFLDIKCRVAEIKPSAVVLVSTIRSLKYNGEANKDEITKPDMNALKKGIENLGGHIENLKVKFGQNVVVALNKFGFDTDEEINFVKEYCRELGVEVAVCENFLKGGKGALELAELVLKACDKPSKINFTYEMSDDTKTKIEKVAKEIYGAGEVVFEEAALKKLEMIKELNLSHLPVCIAKTQYSFSDDAKLLGKAKGFTFSVKDLDIRTGAGFIVAVCGKIMLMPGLPKVPAAVNMRIDSDGKIDGLS; from the coding sequence ATGCTAAGCGACATCGAGATAACTCACCAAACGAAACTTGAACACATCAGTAAAGTTGCCGCAAAACTAGGCTTAAACGAAGACGAGCTTGAGCTTTACGGCAAATTTAAGGCTAAAATTTCTCCTAGACTTGAGCCATCAAACTCAAAGCTCATCTTAGTCACTGCGACTAATCCAACCCCATACGGCGAAGGCAAAACGACTATGTCGATCGGTCTAGCTGACGCACTAAATTCACTTAATAAAAAGGTCTGCCTAGCACTTCGCGAGCCATCTTTGGGACCAGTTTTTGGCATAAAGGGTGGAGCAGCAGGTGGTGGCTACTCGCAGCTTGCGCCGATGGAGGATCTAAATTTACACTTCACTGGTGATTTTCACGCGATAACATCGGCAAATAACCTGATTTCTGCCATGATAGATAACAGCCTCTATCAAGAGAACCCACTAAAAATAGAGAAAATTTTATGGAAGCGCTGTATGGATATGAACGACCGCGCGCTTAGATTTATCACTGTGGGTCAGGGTGGCAGAACGGACGGCGTGCCAAGAGAAGATGGCTTTAACATCACCGCCGCAAGCGAGATCATGGCTGTACTTTGTCTAGCAACAAGCTTATCAGATCTAAAAGAGCGCGTGGCAAACATCATGGTCGCTTACGATAGCGATAAAAAGCCTATCTACGTGCGTGATCTAGGCTGCCAAGACGCTGTTTGCATACTATTAAAAGATGCGATCAAGCCAAATTTATTTCAAACACTAGAGCACACACCTACGCTTGTGCATGGCGGTCCATTTGCAAACATCGCACACGGCTGCAACTCAGTTATCGCAACAAAAACAGCTCTAAATTTAGCCGACTACGTCATAACTGAAGCTGGCTTTGGCTCAGAGCTTGGAGCGGAGAAATTTTTAGATATAAAGTGCAGGGTTGCTGAGATTAAACCAAGCGCTGTGGTACTTGTAAGCACGATCAGATCGCTAAAATATAACGGTGAAGCAAATAAAGACGAGATCACAAAACCAGATATGAATGCACTTAAAAAAGGTATCGAAAACCTTGGCGGCCACATCGAAAATTTAAAAGTTAAATTTGGTCAAAACGTAGTTGTGGCGCTTAATAAATTTGGCTTTGACACCGATGAAGAGATAAATTTCGTAAAAGAGTATTGCCGTGAGCTTGGCGTAGAAGTAGCAGTTTGCGAGAATTTCTTAAAAGGTGGCAAAGGTGCGCTTGAGCTTGCCGAACTAGTTTTAAAAGCGTGCGATAAGCCAAGCAAGATAAATTTCACCTACGAGATGAGCGACGATACGAAAACCAAAATAGAAAAGGTCGCTAAGGAAATTTATGGAGCTGGCGAGGTGGTCTTTGAAGAGGCTGCTCTTAAAAAGCTTGAGATGATAAAAGAGCTAAATTTGAGCCATTTGCCAGTTTGTATCGCAAAAACTCAGTACTCATTTAGCGACGATGCGAAGCTTTTGGGCAAGGCAAAGGGCTTTACATTTAGCGTAAAAGACCTTGACATTAGAACAGGAGCTGGCTTTATCGTCGCGGTTTGCGGTAAGATCATGCTAATGCCAGGACTTCCAAAAGTGCCAGCTGCGGTCAATATGAGGATAGATTCAGACGGCAAGATCGACGGCTTGTCATAA
- the ribD gene encoding bifunctional diaminohydroxyphosphoribosylaminopyrimidine deaminase/5-amino-6-(5-phosphoribosylamino)uracil reductase RibD: MNDEFYMGLALSEAWKFQILTYPNPAVGCLILDENGQILSCKAHEKAGYLHAEPTAILFALCKKSEKFKDVFIKAYNAKFSSNIKEGEFGLLEPKFTYEFILNNHSNLLKNAKAYVTLEPCSHHGKTPPCANLLKELGFSEVIIGSHDENKIASGGANLLKSAGVKVKFGVLKERCDKLLEPFLAYQNGGFSFLKIALSKNGVASGGIITNELSRTHVHKLRSVIDTLVIGGNTVRIDRPRLDTRLIKNGKNPDVIIYSRGDKFDETLPLFSVPDRKVSIQKELDLKGLTMFEGAGEFLKLAKEGKLANVKWLLIYQSSNFKMGENLSFDLNLKPLFSGNFGDDSYGWFEILD; the protein is encoded by the coding sequence ATGAACGACGAATTTTACATGGGTCTTGCTTTAAGCGAGGCTTGGAAATTTCAGATCCTGACCTATCCAAACCCAGCTGTTGGGTGCCTTATCCTTGATGAAAATGGGCAAATTTTATCTTGCAAGGCTCATGAAAAGGCTGGATATTTACACGCTGAGCCGACAGCGATACTCTTTGCGCTTTGCAAAAAAAGTGAAAAATTTAAAGATGTTTTTATAAAAGCGTATAATGCTAAATTTAGCTCTAATATAAAAGAGGGCGAATTTGGCCTTTTAGAGCCAAAATTTACCTATGAATTTATACTAAACAACCACTCAAATTTACTAAAAAATGCAAAAGCCTATGTCACTCTTGAGCCTTGCTCGCATCACGGTAAAACGCCACCTTGTGCAAATTTGCTAAAAGAGCTTGGCTTTAGCGAGGTGATAATTGGTAGCCACGATGAAAATAAAATAGCAAGTGGCGGCGCTAATTTACTTAAAAGCGCTGGAGTGAAAGTTAAATTTGGCGTTTTAAAAGAGCGCTGCGATAAGCTGCTTGAGCCATTTTTGGCATATCAAAATGGTGGATTTAGCTTTTTAAAAATAGCTCTTAGCAAAAATGGCGTGGCAAGTGGTGGCATCATCACAAATGAGCTTAGCCGCACGCATGTGCATAAACTTAGAAGCGTCATAGATACATTGGTGATCGGTGGCAACACAGTGCGAATAGACCGACCAAGGCTTGATACCAGACTTATAAAAAATGGCAAAAACCCAGACGTCATAATATACTCAAGAGGCGATAAATTTGATGAAACATTGCCACTTTTTAGCGTGCCAGATAGAAAAGTCAGTATTCAAAAAGAGCTTGATCTAAAAGGTCTTACGATGTTTGAAGGAGCTGGCGAGTTTTTAAAACTTGCAAAAGAGGGCAAGCTGGCAAATGTAAAGTGGCTACTTATCTATCAAAGCTCAAATTTCAAAATGGGTGAAAATTTGAGCTTTGATCTAAATTTAAAACCACTTTTTAGTGGGAATTTCGGAGATGATAGCTACGGCTGGTTTGAAATTTTGGATTAA
- a CDS encoding VIT1/CCC1 transporter family protein, translating into MLDKKRALKQLQNEADDAAIYSLLEASEKDDENKKILRKLITEERRHYAFCQKITGESRSANLFKVIFYTILVKIFGTSFTLKFMESREENAEKFYLDIVDEYPEARDIYEEEMNHENSLISMLKDTKLVNAGGIVLGMNDALVELTGTLSGIALAFSNTKSVGATGLIMGVAAALSMAGSAYLESKENPSDEIKPLTYSLYTGGSYIITTAFLILPFFIFTSGLYAVLSMFFFALVAIITYNFYISVAKELKFLPRVIEMCVITFGVAIISFGIGFLVKHYFGLDI; encoded by the coding sequence ATGTTAGACAAAAAGCGTGCTTTAAAACAATTACAAAATGAAGCAGACGATGCCGCTATATACTCACTTCTTGAAGCTAGCGAAAAAGACGATGAGAATAAAAAAATACTTCGCAAATTAATCACCGAAGAGAGGCGCCACTATGCTTTTTGTCAAAAGATAACTGGCGAAAGCAGAAGCGCAAATTTATTCAAAGTCATCTTCTATACGATACTTGTTAAAATTTTTGGCACATCTTTTACTCTGAAATTTATGGAGTCACGCGAAGAAAATGCAGAGAAATTTTATCTTGACATCGTAGATGAATATCCTGAAGCTCGTGATATTTACGAAGAGGAGATGAACCACGAAAATAGTCTAATCTCCATGCTAAAAGACACAAAGCTCGTAAATGCTGGTGGTATCGTGCTTGGCATGAATGATGCGTTAGTTGAGCTAACAGGCACACTTAGCGGTATCGCGCTTGCATTTTCAAATACAAAATCAGTTGGCGCAACAGGCCTTATCATGGGCGTGGCAGCTGCACTTTCTATGGCTGGCTCAGCATATCTTGAATCAAAAGAAAATCCAAGCGACGAGATCAAACCGCTTACCTACTCGCTCTACACAGGCGGTTCATACATCATAACAACGGCATTTTTGATACTTCCATTTTTTATCTTTACAAGCGGTCTTTACGCCGTCTTGTCGATGTTTTTCTTTGCACTGGTTGCCATCATCACTTACAACTTTTATATAAGCGTGGCAAAGGAGCTTAAATTTTTACCAAGAGTGATTGAGATGTGTGTGATAACTTTTGGCGTTGCGATCATATCTTTTGGCATCGGCTTCTTGGTAAAACACTATTTTGGACTAGATATTTAA